From Gouania willdenowi chromosome 18, fGouWil2.1, whole genome shotgun sequence, one genomic window encodes:
- the rasl11a gene encoding ras-like protein family member 11A-like isoform X2, translated as MTSSTGNFLLVPIPEFPPLDCVPSKTVKIVVLGASSVGKTALIVRFLTKRFIGDYEANTGALYSRKVTMEGEEVSLQIQDTPCVSLQDDGLYCQEQINRSIYWADGYVLVFSITERSSYRTVQPLYQHIRRIHPSANIPVILEEFTSRPRLVKTTTASMLRSCTCVRRWCVLWEEETGRRGEEVFTWPDPSLPTCRS; from the exons ATGACGAGCAGCACCGGGAACTTTCTGCTGGTTCCCATCCCGGAGTTCCCACCGCTGGACTGTGTTCCCAGTAAGACCGTGAAGATCGTGGTGCTGGGAGCCAGCAGCGTCGGGAAAACCG ctcTGATCGTCAGATTTCTCACCAAGAGGTTCATCGGCGACTACGAAGCCAACACTG GAGCTCTATACTCCAGGAAGGTGACGATGGAAGGAGAAGAAGTGTCTCTGCAGATCCAAGACACGCCTTGTGTGTCTCTGCAG GATGATGGGCTGTACTGTCAGGAGCAGATCAACAGGTCCATCTACTGGGCTGACGGCTACGTGCTGGTTTTCTCTATCACCGAGCGCAGCAGCTATCGAACCGTCCAACCGCTGTACCAGCACATCCGACGCATCCATCCCTCAGCCAACATCCCAGTCATACTG GAGGAGTTTACTTCGAGACCTCGGCTCGTGAAAACCACGACGGCGTCCATGCTGCGTTCCTGCACGTGTGTCAGGAG GTGGTGCGTGCTCTGGGAGGAGGAAACGGGGAGAAGAGGCGAGGAGGTCTTCACCTGGCCCGACCCAAGTCTCCCAACATGCAGGAGTTGA
- the rasl11a gene encoding ras-like protein family member 11A-like isoform X1, whose amino-acid sequence MTSSTGNFLLVPIPEFPPLDCVPSKTVKIVVLGASSVGKTALIVRFLTKRFIGDYEANTGALYSRKVTMEGEEVSLQIQDTPCVSLQDDGLYCQEQINRSIYWADGYVLVFSITERSSYRTVQPLYQHIRRIHPSANIPVILVGNKSDLLRAREVTTDEGDTLAASLGGVYFETSARENHDGVHAAFLHVCQEVVRALGGGNGEKRRGGLHLARPKSPNMQELKRRFRQVLSSKVKSTTTI is encoded by the exons ATGACGAGCAGCACCGGGAACTTTCTGCTGGTTCCCATCCCGGAGTTCCCACCGCTGGACTGTGTTCCCAGTAAGACCGTGAAGATCGTGGTGCTGGGAGCCAGCAGCGTCGGGAAAACCG ctcTGATCGTCAGATTTCTCACCAAGAGGTTCATCGGCGACTACGAAGCCAACACTG GAGCTCTATACTCCAGGAAGGTGACGATGGAAGGAGAAGAAGTGTCTCTGCAGATCCAAGACACGCCTTGTGTGTCTCTGCAG GATGATGGGCTGTACTGTCAGGAGCAGATCAACAGGTCCATCTACTGGGCTGACGGCTACGTGCTGGTTTTCTCTATCACCGAGCGCAGCAGCTATCGAACCGTCCAACCGCTGTACCAGCACATCCGACGCATCCATCCCTCAGCCAACATCCCAGTCATACTG GTTGGAAATAAGAGTGATTTACTCCGAGCTCGAGAGGTGACGACAGACGAAGGAGACACGCTCGCAGCTTCACTCG GAGGAGTTTACTTCGAGACCTCGGCTCGTGAAAACCACGACGGCGTCCATGCTGCGTTCCTGCACGTGTGTCAGGAG GTGGTGCGTGCTCTGGGAGGAGGAAACGGGGAGAAGAGGCGAGGAGGTCTTCACCTGGCCCGACCCAAGTCTCCCAACATGCAGGAGTTGAAGAGACGCTTCAGACAGGTTCTGTCCTCCAAGGTGAAGTCCACTACGACCATCTGA